One segment of Paenibacillus sp. FSL R7-0337 DNA contains the following:
- a CDS encoding TIM-barrel domain-containing protein, protein MESSEAIRPEKMGPLVMKETWNTPCSVVSWERSENIYIVRGECAGMAFIFLSDDMFRMKVFHDKVPDLTTSEAVLKECCIPHLFPVEETEEQLIFSTGAIRLIIEKASFLLRVENTSGKVIMQQNLSSWNPRGASHAEYDMQPDSHFYGLGEKSSFLDKRGERYTNWNTDVFAPHLPEIEALYESIPLIIHMHGDLSYGLFLDNTGRSDFDMRSHGIAFTIGCSTGAYDIYFINGPEMKDVVKRYTTLTGRIALPPKWALGYHQSRYSYMNQQEVLQLAKTFREKNIPCDVIYLDIHYMDEYRVFTFDPVNFPDPQKMISELAELGVRIVPIVDPGVKKDPKYEVYKQGVLEKHFCRRLEGDIFFGEVWPGISAFPDFSDSRTAEWWGDLHKYYTELGIQGIWNDMNEPAVFNETKTMDLDVMHFNNGRPVTHEEYHNLYGMMMSKATYEGLAEHMGGERPFVLTRAGYAGIQRYAAVWTGDNRSFWEHMAMAMPMVLNMGLSGLAFSGPDIGGFAHHTSAQLLVRWTQMGVFFPYCRNHSSIGTLRQEPWSFGEEVEGILREFIGLRYRWMPHLYNLFHEAEMSGLPVIRPLVLEYPRDPHVTNLCDQFLLGENVLIAPVYRPDTDHRSVYLPEGCWLDYWDGEIHEGGRHILAAAPLHIMPMYVKAGSFVAEGPLRQYALEDTEETIIFHLYGAEAAAGFSSSFKLYEDDGHSFSYRKGEYTELIVQAEGGEGTLALKWAYAVHDYKPRRETLRFALCYPFFTVAAVEGLAEISLEELNEGALGWARNGRNGAIIVQVADAAGGGELRILAGKD, encoded by the coding sequence ATGGAGAGCAGTGAGGCGATACGCCCCGAGAAGATGGGGCCGCTGGTGATGAAGGAGACCTGGAACACGCCGTGTAGCGTGGTGTCCTGGGAACGCTCTGAGAATATCTATATCGTCCGCGGGGAATGCGCCGGGATGGCTTTTATCTTCTTGAGTGATGATATGTTCCGGATGAAGGTCTTCCATGATAAGGTGCCGGACCTGACTACCTCGGAGGCGGTGCTGAAGGAGTGCTGTATTCCGCATCTGTTTCCGGTAGAGGAGACGGAGGAGCAGCTCATTTTCTCTACCGGCGCCATCCGGCTGATTATTGAGAAGGCCTCATTTCTGCTCCGCGTGGAGAATACGTCCGGCAAGGTGATCATGCAGCAGAATCTGTCGAGCTGGAACCCGCGCGGCGCAAGCCATGCGGAATATGATATGCAGCCGGACTCGCATTTCTACGGACTGGGTGAGAAGTCGAGCTTCCTGGACAAACGCGGGGAACGTTATACGAATTGGAACACCGATGTGTTCGCCCCGCATCTGCCGGAGATTGAGGCGCTCTATGAGTCGATTCCGCTCATTATCCACATGCACGGTGACCTCTCCTACGGGCTGTTTCTGGATAATACGGGCCGGAGTGATTTCGACATGCGCTCGCACGGGATTGCTTTTACCATTGGCTGTTCAACGGGAGCTTACGATATCTATTTCATTAATGGGCCTGAGATGAAGGATGTCGTCAAAAGATACACCACGCTCACCGGCCGGATCGCCCTTCCGCCTAAGTGGGCGCTCGGCTATCACCAGTCCCGCTACAGTTACATGAACCAGCAGGAGGTGTTGCAGCTGGCTAAGACCTTCCGTGAGAAGAACATTCCCTGCGATGTGATCTATCTGGATATCCACTATATGGACGAGTACCGCGTATTCACCTTCGACCCTGTCAACTTCCCTGATCCGCAGAAAATGATCTCGGAGCTAGCGGAGCTGGGTGTGCGCATTGTCCCGATTGTCGATCCCGGCGTCAAAAAAGACCCCAAATACGAGGTGTATAAGCAAGGGGTGCTGGAGAAGCACTTCTGCCGCCGCCTGGAGGGGGATATTTTCTTCGGTGAGGTATGGCCGGGAATCAGCGCCTTTCCGGATTTCAGCGACAGCCGGACAGCTGAGTGGTGGGGAGACCTGCACAAATACTACACGGAGCTTGGCATTCAGGGCATCTGGAACGATATGAACGAGCCGGCGGTCTTCAATGAGACTAAGACAATGGATCTTGATGTGATGCATTTCAACAACGGGCGGCCGGTGACGCATGAAGAATACCATAACCTGTACGGGATGATGATGTCCAAAGCGACCTACGAGGGGCTGGCCGAGCATATGGGGGGAGAGCGTCCCTTCGTGCTGACCCGTGCCGGGTATGCGGGCATCCAGCGTTATGCGGCCGTATGGACCGGCGATAACCGCAGCTTCTGGGAGCATATGGCAATGGCAATGCCGATGGTGCTGAACATGGGGCTGTCCGGGCTGGCCTTCTCGGGGCCGGATATCGGCGGGTTCGCCCATCATACGTCGGCGCAGCTGCTGGTGCGGTGGACGCAAATGGGCGTGTTTTTCCCCTATTGCCGAAATCACTCCTCCATCGGAACGCTGCGCCAGGAGCCGTGGTCCTTCGGGGAAGAGGTGGAAGGGATTCTGCGTGAATTCATCGGGCTGAGGTACCGCTGGATGCCGCATTTGTATAATCTTTTTCATGAAGCGGAAATGAGCGGTCTGCCTGTCATCCGTCCGCTGGTGCTCGAGTATCCGCGGGATCCGCATGTAACCAACCTGTGCGACCAGTTCCTGCTGGGTGAAAATGTGCTGATAGCCCCGGTTTACCGCCCGGATACAGATCACCGCTCCGTCTATCTGCCGGAAGGCTGCTGGCTGGACTATTGGGACGGGGAGATTCACGAAGGCGGACGCCATATTCTTGCGGCTGCGCCGCTGCACATCATGCCGATGTATGTGAAAGCTGGCAGCTTCGTGGCCGAAGGCCCGCTGAGACAGTATGCGCTGGAGGACACGGAGGAGACGATCATCTTCCATCTCTACGGGGCGGAAGCAGCTGCGGGCTTCTCTTCTTCCTTCAAGCTGTATGAGGATGACGGCCACAGCTTCAGCTACCGCAAAGGGGAGTATACGGAGCTTATCGTGCAGGCCGAAGGCGGGGAAGGTACGCTTGCGCTGAAGTGGGCGTATGCGGTGCATGACTACAAGCCGCGCCGGGAGACGCTGCGGTTCGCGCTCTGCTATCCGTTCTTCACTGTTGCTGCGGTGGAGGGGCTGGCCGAGATTAGTCTCGAAGAGCTGAATGAAGGGGCGCTGGGCTGGGCCCGGAACGGCAGGAACGGCGCGATCATCGTTCAGGTGGCAGATGCTGCCGGGGGCGGAGAACTACGTATTCTGGCGGGTAAGGACTAG